The Maridesulfovibrio salexigens DSM 2638 region CTTCTTCCTGCGTATACGGCAATGCAGAAATGATGAATGAAAAGGACTACATCTACCCGCACGAAACTCCGTATGCCATCAACAAGTACACAGCCGAACTCTACGTTAAGTATTATGCTTCCATGTTCCAGATCCCGGCTGTCTCCATACGCGTATTTAATACTTACGGTCCTTACGAACCGCACGGGGCATATCGCAATGTAATCCCCAACTTCATTGTACGGGCTATTAAAGGCGAGCCACTCTTTATTACTGGTGACGGCACTGAAACCCGCGACTTCACCTTTGTAGGCAATACTGCCCAGCTACTGACCTTAGCCGCCCTATCCGAGATAACTGACGGCGACATCTTTAACGGTGGAACCGGAAAACCCACTAAGATCATTGACCTTGCAAAAATGATCATAGAATACACCGGATCTTCTTCCGAAATTGTATTCAAAGAAAGACGCAACTGGGATGCAGTCAAAGACCGCCTTTCCGACATTTCAAAATCATGGAAAGTACTCGGCTATGACCCGGAAGTTCCGCTGGAAGAAGGTCTGCGCAAAACCGTTGACTGGTACATGAACGACTACGAGATTGAAGATTAAAAGGACCACACGGCTATCATGATCAAAAAGATCAAAGGACTCCTGAACCCGGCTCAGAAAAAAAGTATTTTCGCGCTGGTTGTTCTGTCCATTCTTATATCGGGCATAGAAACCGTTGGTATTTCGGCTATTTTGCCATTTATTTCTGTTGCGAGTGATTTTTCACTGGTAACAGGTAATAAATACTACAATTTTGCCTACACTTTTTTTGGGTTCAGCGATGCACAGTCCTTTGTCATCACTTTCGGCCTTGTTTTGATCGGATTTTACGTATCCAGAGGGTTTCTCAATCTCTGTTACATGTATTTTATTCAGAGATATTCACAAGGAATATTTCTATCCCTTGGAACTAAACTGTTTTCTAATTATGTGCATATCAAATATCAGGATATGACCACTCGAAACAGCTCAGATCTTTCCAAGAAACTGATCACTGAAACAAACAATGCAGCTCTTTTCTTTTATTCCTTACTGTTGCTGATTTCTGAACTTTTTGTATCTTCCTTTCTTTATACTGCATTACTGGTGGTCAACTGGAAGGTTACGCTGGCCCTTACCGGTTTTCTCGGACTAATGGTCCTGCTGCTGATCAAAATTGTTTCCCGGCTGATCAAAAAAGAAGGGTTGAAACGAAACCAGTTTCAGGAAGTATACTACCGCACCATTAGCGAAACCCTGAGCAACCTGAAATTCATTAAGCTCATGGCCGGAGAAAAAACAGCTATCAATGCTCTGCACAAGTCTGGAAAGGGATACGTTGATGCCATGGTAATGAACAACACCTATAATACAGTTCCCCGACTTTCTCTTGAAAGTATCGGATTCTCCATGCTTATCGCGGCCCTGATTCTGGCTTTACAGAGCGGGCAGGCTATTTCATCGATTATCCCGGTCGTATCTCTTTTTGGTTTGGCAATGTACCGTATGCTGCCCTCTGTAAACCGCATCCTGAGCAGCTACAACAATATGCTTTACTACAATAAGAGTATTGACCTGCTCTATGAAGACTTTCACCTCGAGACTCATAGACTGGGCAATGACCCCATTAAATTCAAGGACCAGATTAATATTCGAAACATGAGTTTCGGATATACTGAAGAATTGATCCTCAAAAATATTTCCCTGAACATCACAAAGGGTGAAAAAATAGCCCTTATCGGTGAAAGCGGGGCAGGCAAAAGCACCCTCGCAGATATTATCATCGGAATGTACACTTCTTTTTCCGGAAATATCGATGTGGATGAGACCCCATTAACAGAAAAAAATATGCTCTCATGGCGGGAAAAAATTGGTTATATTCCGCAGTCCATTTATCTTTTTGATTCCACAGTGTCAGAAAACGTTGCTTTCGGGCGCAAATTTGATGAACAGAAGCTGAAAGAAGCACTCAACAAAGCTGAGCTGACTCCTTTTCTAGAACAGAATCAAGGGATCCATACACCTGTGGGTGAAGATGGGTCACAGCTTTCCGGAGGTCAAAAGCAGAGAATCGGAATAGCACGGGCCATTTACGGCAACCCTGATCTTCTGGTTCTTGATGAAGCCACATCAGCACTGGACAGCCAAACCGAACAGCGGATCATGGACAATATTTTTAAAGTCAGCGAAGGCAAGACATTAATTATAATCGCACACCGACTCTCTACTATCGAGCAGTGCGACAAAGTATATAGAATTGAAGACAAAGGCATCCGCCTTATTGAAGATAAAAACACCCTCAAGGGTTAAGAGGAGAATATAATGTTTAACGGAAAAAGTATTCTGATCACTGGCGGAACAGGTTCATTCGGCCATAAATGTGTTAAAATGATTCTGGAAAAATACTCTCCCAAAAGATTGATCATATACAGCCGTGACGAATTCAAACAGTACGAAATGTCACGCAAATTCTCCGACAAAGAATTTCCCTGCATGCGCTACTTCATCGGTGATGTGCGCGATAAGGAAAGACTCTACCGGGCACTAAAAGGAGTTGACTTTCTGATCCATGCAGCAGCCATGAAACAGGTTCCAGCTTCAGAGTACAACCCATTTGAAGCCATCAAGACCAACATCATCGGTGCCCAGAACCTTATTAACACTGCCATTGATGTCGGCGTAAAAAAAGTAATCGCGCTCAGCACCGATAAAGCTGTAAGCCCGGTCAACCTCTACGGTGCCACCAAGCTCTGTTCTGATAAACTTTTTGTGGCTGGAAACCTTTACGCCGGATCCGAGGACACCAAATTCAGCGTTGTCCGTTACGGAAACGTTGTTGGCAGCCGGGGCAGCGTTGTTCCCCTTTTCCAGAAACAAAAAGAAACTGGAACCTTGACCATCACTGATCCACGCATGACTCGCTTCTGGACCACTCTTGATGATGCAGTACAATTCGTTCTTGACGGTTTTGAAAGAATGGTCGGCGGCGAAATCTTCGTCCAGAAAATTCCGAGCATGAAGATTACTGATCTGGCCAAAGCCATGGGACCGGATTGCGAACAGAAAATCATAGGCATCCGTCCCGGCGAAAAGCTGCATGAAATGATGATTTCCGCAGATGACGCCCGCAACACAGCTGAGTTCGACGAATATTATGTAATCAAACCCGACACCGGTTTTATGAACAGACAGGCTGAAATGATAGGCGGCAGCCCCGTTGTAGAAGGTTTTGAATACTCTTCAGACAGCAATGTAGACTGGGTTGACGAAAAAGGATTGATCAAAATGATTTCAACCATAGAGATAGACCATTAGAGGTTCACTGTGGGTAATTCTAAAAATATTCCATACGGTCGCCAGTCAATTGACGAACAGGATCTCAAAGCCGTTACTGATGCTCTTACCTCAGGGTGGCTGACAACCGGTCCGAAAGTGGCTGAGTTCGAACAAGCAATCGCCAAAATATCCGGCGTAGCCCACGGAGTGGCTGTAAACAGTGGTACCGCGGCCCTGCATGCTGCCATGTTCGCCTTTGAGGTAAAAGAAGGTGATGAGGTCATTGTTCCGCCGATGACCTTTGCTGCTTCTGCCAACTGCGTTGCCTACATGGGGGCAACCCCGGTATTTGCGGATGTTGATCCTGACACCCTGCTCATCGATCCTGCTGAAGTGGAAAAGAAAATTACCTCCAAAACAAAAGGGATCATCGCAGTTGATTACGCGGGTCAGCCTTGTGATTATGAAGCCTTGCGCAACA contains the following coding sequences:
- a CDS encoding NAD-dependent epimerase/dehydratase family protein; protein product: MNNARVLVTGGAGAIGLNLIERMLAAGVSKVMVLDDLSSGYKNYLPNDERITFVKADIGQIETYRQEMEEFLPEYVFHLAAHFANQNSVDHPFKDVQANIIGTMNLLEICKANKELKKFVYTSSSCVYGNAEMMNEKDYIYPHETPYAINKYTAELYVKYYASMFQIPAVSIRVFNTYGPYEPHGAYRNVIPNFIVRAIKGEPLFITGDGTETRDFTFVGNTAQLLTLAALSEITDGDIFNGGTGKPTKIIDLAKMIIEYTGSSSEIVFKERRNWDAVKDRLSDISKSWKVLGYDPEVPLEEGLRKTVDWYMNDYEIED
- a CDS encoding ABC transporter ATP-binding protein; this encodes MIKKIKGLLNPAQKKSIFALVVLSILISGIETVGISAILPFISVASDFSLVTGNKYYNFAYTFFGFSDAQSFVITFGLVLIGFYVSRGFLNLCYMYFIQRYSQGIFLSLGTKLFSNYVHIKYQDMTTRNSSDLSKKLITETNNAALFFYSLLLLISELFVSSFLYTALLVVNWKVTLALTGFLGLMVLLLIKIVSRLIKKEGLKRNQFQEVYYRTISETLSNLKFIKLMAGEKTAINALHKSGKGYVDAMVMNNTYNTVPRLSLESIGFSMLIAALILALQSGQAISSIIPVVSLFGLAMYRMLPSVNRILSSYNNMLYYNKSIDLLYEDFHLETHRLGNDPIKFKDQINIRNMSFGYTEELILKNISLNITKGEKIALIGESGAGKSTLADIIIGMYTSFSGNIDVDETPLTEKNMLSWREKIGYIPQSIYLFDSTVSENVAFGRKFDEQKLKEALNKAELTPFLEQNQGIHTPVGEDGSQLSGGQKQRIGIARAIYGNPDLLVLDEATSALDSQTEQRIMDNIFKVSEGKTLIIIAHRLSTIEQCDKVYRIEDKGIRLIEDKNTLKG
- the pseB gene encoding UDP-N-acetylglucosamine 4,6-dehydratase (inverting) gives rise to the protein MFNGKSILITGGTGSFGHKCVKMILEKYSPKRLIIYSRDEFKQYEMSRKFSDKEFPCMRYFIGDVRDKERLYRALKGVDFLIHAAAMKQVPASEYNPFEAIKTNIIGAQNLINTAIDVGVKKVIALSTDKAVSPVNLYGATKLCSDKLFVAGNLYAGSEDTKFSVVRYGNVVGSRGSVVPLFQKQKETGTLTITDPRMTRFWTTLDDAVQFVLDGFERMVGGEIFVQKIPSMKITDLAKAMGPDCEQKIIGIRPGEKLHEMMISADDARNTAEFDEYYVIKPDTGFMNRQAEMIGGSPVVEGFEYSSDSNVDWVDEKGLIKMISTIEIDH